The window AGCCCGGCTGTTCGGTTCACGACATCACGGCTTGACTTTCGGACTCCACTTCCACCACCCTTTCACTACTCAATTAGTGAAAGGGTGGTGGAAGTCAGTGGTCGAGTACCGCATCGACCGGCGCAGCGGCGTCGCCACCTACCTGCAGATCGTCCAGCAGACCAAACAGGCCCTGCGCCTGGGCCTGTTGGCACCGGGCGACAAGCTCCCCACCGCGCGGGAGGTCGTGGAGGCGACGGCCATCAATCCGAACACCGTTCTGAAGGCCTACCGCGAGCTGGAGCGCGAGGGCCTGGTCGACGCCCGCCGCGGCCTCGGCACGTTCGTACGGAAGTCCCTGGGCGCCTCGCCCGCCGACTCCCCCCTGCGCACGGAACTGACGGACTGGGCGGTGCGGGCCCGCGAGGCGGGCCTGGAGCACGACGACGTAGCGGCACTTTTCACGGCCGTACTGGACGAGCACTTCAAGGGGGACGAGGCGTGAACGAGATCGCCATAGAAGCGGCGGCGCTGGGCCGCAGATTCGGCCGACGCCGCAAGCGGGCGCTGGACGGCTGTGAGTTCCGGCTTCCGGCGGGACGGATCTGTGCCGTGGTCGGCCCGAACGGCGCCGGCAAGTCCACCCTCCTCGCCCTCGCCGCCGGCCTTCTCCGGCCCAGCGAGGGCACCGTCACCGTGCTCGGCACCACCCCGGCCGCCGCCCGCGAACGCCTCGCCTACGTCGCCCAGGACAAGCCCCTGCACCCCCAGCTCACCGTCGCCGCCACCCTCCGGCTCGGCCGTGAGCTGAACCCCCGCCGCTGGGACAACGCCGTCGCCGAACGGATCGTCGCCGAGGGCGAGCTCGACCCGGGCGCGAAGATCCGCACCCTCTCCGGCGGCCAGCGCACCCGGGTCGCCCTCGCCCTGGCCCTCGGCAAGCGCCCCGAACTGCTGCTCCTGGACGAGCCGATGGCCGACCTCGACCCGCTCGCCCGGCACCAGCTCACCGGCACCCTGATGGCGGACGCGGCCGAACACGGCACCACTGTTGTCATGTCCTCGCACGTTGTGGCGGAGCTGGAGGGCTCCTGCGACCACCTCCTGCTGCTCGGCGCGGGCCGGGTCCGCCTCGCCGGACCGCTGGAGGACATACTCGCCGCGCACGCCCTCGTCACCGGCCGCGCCGAGGACACCCTCGCCCCGCACACCGTCGTCGAGTCCCGCACGACCGGCCGCCAGCTCACCGCGCTGATCCGCCCCGAGGGCCCGGTCGCTACCGGCTGGCAGTCCAGCGAGCCGACCCTGGAAGAGCTCGTCCTCGCCCACCTGCGCTCCCCCGAGGCCCCGGCGCTCACCCTGGACGAGGCCCAGGAGGCGTCCGTATGACCGCCGCGACGGTGCCCGCGACCGCCGCCGCGCCGCGCTCCCGCGGTCCGCGCGGGCTGCTCTGGGCGATGCTGCGGGTGCACCAGTCGGCGCTGCTGTTCTGGCTGATGCTGGTGGCCGTGGTGGCGGGCGGGCTGCTGTGGGCCTATGGCCCTGGCGCGGACGCCGCCTGGGACGAGTACCGGGACATGGGCTGCGGCGCCGGGCAACCGGGCCTGGGCTGCGACTTCACGGGCCCCGCCTTCGGCCGCTACGACGACATCCTCGCCGTCTGCGGGTCGCTGATGAACTTCGTGCCGCTGTTCGCCGCCTCCTGGGCGGGCGGCGCGCTCATCGGGCGCGACATGGAGAACGGCACCGCCCAGCTGGCCTGGGTGCAGTCCGTCTCCCCGGCGCGCTGGCTGGCCGCCAAACTCGCCGTCCCGGCCGCGCTGCTCACCGCAGGCATGCTCACGCTCACCCTGCTGCACCGCCTGACGTGGTCCTCGGACGGGGAACTGCACCGGACCATGGGCTGGCGCTCCTGGCACGACGACTCGATCTTCCTGGCCAACGGCACCGCCGCTACCGCCTACGCCCTGCTGGGCCTGGCCGTCGGCGCCCTCACCGGCCTGCTCCTACGGCGCGCCCTGCCCGCCCTGACCGTCGCCACCGTTGCCACAGCGGCCCTCACCAACCGCCTGGGCGAGCTGCGCCCGCACCTGTGG of the Streptomyces sp. NBC_00287 genome contains:
- a CDS encoding GntR family transcriptional regulator, giving the protein MVEYRIDRRSGVATYLQIVQQTKQALRLGLLAPGDKLPTAREVVEATAINPNTVLKAYRELEREGLVDARRGLGTFVRKSLGASPADSPLRTELTDWAVRAREAGLEHDDVAALFTAVLDEHFKGDEA
- a CDS encoding ABC transporter ATP-binding protein, whose amino-acid sequence is MNEIAIEAAALGRRFGRRRKRALDGCEFRLPAGRICAVVGPNGAGKSTLLALAAGLLRPSEGTVTVLGTTPAAARERLAYVAQDKPLHPQLTVAATLRLGRELNPRRWDNAVAERIVAEGELDPGAKIRTLSGGQRTRVALALALGKRPELLLLDEPMADLDPLARHQLTGTLMADAAEHGTTVVMSSHVVAELEGSCDHLLLLGAGRVRLAGPLEDILAAHALVTGRAEDTLAPHTVVESRTTGRQLTALIRPEGPVATGWQSSEPTLEELVLAHLRSPEAPALTLDEAQEASV
- a CDS encoding ABC transporter permease is translated as MTAATVPATAAAPRSRGPRGLLWAMLRVHQSALLFWLMLVAVVAGGLLWAYGPGADAAWDEYRDMGCGAGQPGLGCDFTGPAFGRYDDILAVCGSLMNFVPLFAASWAGGALIGRDMENGTAQLAWVQSVSPARWLAAKLAVPAALLTAGMLTLTLLHRLTWSSDGELHRTMGWRSWHDDSIFLANGTAATAYALLGLAVGALTGLLLRRALPALTVATVATAALTNRLGELRPHLWPTETALAKDDYPETVGMIVEGGALTSTGARVPLPDCMGEPRCLSDRDITGFYADYHPTSHFWPLQLMETGIVLALAAVAVVAAFWLLRRRTGAAV